The following proteins come from a genomic window of Aequorivita marisscotiae:
- a CDS encoding o-succinylbenzoate synthase: MLKATFQKYILNFKRPSGTSRGVLNIKETYFLILKTEDAFGVGECGLLRGLSIDDRADYEEKLQWVCDNISMGNTNLVEALTEFPSMQFGVETAFKSLRSKNPFETFPSEFSRGEASIPINGLVWMGDKAFMKQQISEKLKEGFTCIKMKIGAIDFKTEIELLKSIRKEFSTKEVELRVDANGAFSPQEALEKLKVLSDLQLHSIEQPIKQGQCQEMARLCEDSPLPIALDEELIGIFSEEEKNNLLDTVKPQFIILKPSLIGGFRGSDTWIKLAEKYNAGWWITSALESNIGLNAISQYTFTKNSKLPQGLGTGSLYTNNIESPLEVISGALHYNPTVDWNFQV; this comes from the coding sequence ATGCTAAAAGCAACATTTCAAAAATACATCCTAAACTTTAAACGGCCCAGCGGCACTTCGAGGGGAGTTTTAAATATCAAGGAAACCTATTTTCTTATTCTAAAAACTGAAGATGCTTTTGGGGTGGGCGAGTGCGGTTTGCTTCGTGGTTTAAGTATTGATGACCGCGCCGATTACGAAGAAAAACTTCAGTGGGTTTGTGATAATATTTCAATGGGAAACACCAATTTGGTAGAGGCGTTAACCGAATTTCCATCCATGCAATTCGGAGTTGAAACCGCTTTTAAATCGTTGCGATCAAAAAATCCTTTCGAAACATTTCCTTCGGAATTTTCGCGTGGCGAGGCGTCAATCCCAATTAATGGTTTGGTTTGGATGGGCGATAAAGCGTTTATGAAACAACAGATTTCAGAAAAATTGAAAGAAGGTTTTACTTGTATTAAAATGAAAATTGGCGCTATAGACTTCAAAACTGAAATTGAACTTTTAAAATCCATTCGGAAAGAATTTTCGACAAAGGAAGTTGAACTACGCGTAGATGCCAACGGCGCTTTTTCACCCCAAGAAGCGTTGGAAAAACTGAAAGTACTTTCAGATTTACAATTACATTCTATTGAACAGCCCATAAAACAGGGCCAATGTCAGGAAATGGCACGCCTTTGTGAAGACAGTCCGTTACCAATTGCGTTAGACGAAGAGTTAATCGGCATTTTTTCCGAAGAAGAAAAAAACAATCTACTGGATACCGTAAAACCACAATTTATAATCTTAAAACCCTCATTAATTGGTGGTTTCCGCGGAAGCGATACTTGGATTAAACTTGCCGAAAAATACAATGCTGGTTGGTGGATTACTTCCGCTTTGGAAAGCAATATAGGTTTAAATGCAATTTCGCAATATACCTTCACAAAAAACAGTAAATTGCCGCAAGGTTTGGGCACTGGTAGCCTTTATACAAATAATATTGAAAGTCCGCTGGAAGTTATAAGCGGTGCGTTACACTATAATCCAACTGTTGATTGGAACTTTCAAGTTTAA
- a CDS encoding CPBP family intramembrane glutamic endopeptidase, with the protein MYIQQAFKSLHEWWRYLVGFIIIFVASQIGTVPLIIAVILKTVSEGGSIFSIQDQNVLMTVLDSNLTLFLMLLSFAIGLLGVYLVVKYLHNQPFVQLTTSRKKTDWGRVFFGFAVITITTLIATGIDYYSNPEDYVVQFNLVPFIILVAIAVVMIPLQTSFEEYLFRGYLMQGIGVLAKNRWLPLIITSVVFGALHLANPEVEKLGNIIMIYYIGTGFFLGIITLMDEGMELALGFHAGNNLISVLLVTADWTVFQSNSILKDVSEPSAGFDVIAPVLILYPIFLLIMAYRYKWKDWGGKLFGKVEEPIALAEENTQNSTYIE; encoded by the coding sequence ATGTATATACAACAAGCTTTTAAATCGCTTCACGAATGGTGGCGTTATCTGGTAGGTTTTATCATTATTTTTGTGGCTAGCCAAATAGGAACCGTACCACTAATTATTGCGGTGATTCTAAAAACGGTTTCGGAAGGCGGCTCTATTTTTTCAATACAGGACCAAAACGTATTAATGACCGTTCTGGATTCAAACCTGACATTATTTTTAATGTTGTTGAGTTTTGCAATTGGTTTGTTGGGAGTTTATTTGGTTGTAAAATACCTACACAACCAACCCTTCGTTCAACTTACTACTTCGCGTAAAAAAACCGATTGGGGACGTGTATTCTTTGGTTTTGCAGTAATTACCATAACTACTTTGATTGCTACTGGAATAGATTATTACAGCAATCCCGAAGATTATGTGGTTCAGTTTAATTTGGTGCCGTTTATTATTTTGGTGGCAATTGCCGTTGTAATGATTCCGCTACAAACCAGTTTTGAAGAGTATCTTTTTAGAGGCTATCTAATGCAGGGAATAGGCGTTTTGGCAAAAAACCGATGGCTGCCTTTGATTATTACTTCGGTAGTTTTTGGAGCACTTCATCTCGCGAATCCGGAAGTTGAAAAACTTGGAAACATAATAATGATCTATTACATCGGTACGGGCTTCTTTTTGGGAATAATAACGCTAATGGACGAAGGTATGGAACTTGCACTTGGCTTTCATGCGGGCAATAATTTAATTTCTGTACTTTTGGTTACCGCAGATTGGACCGTTTTTCAATCCAATTCTATTTTAAAAGATGTTTCTGAACCTTCGGCTGGGTTTGATGTTATTGCGCCTGTATTAATACTGTATCCAATTTTCTTGTTAATTATGGCGTATCGTTATAAATGGAAGGATTGGGGCGGAAAGCTCTTTGGAAAAGTAGAAGAACCCATTGCTTTAGCTGAAGAAAATACCCAGAATTCAACTTATATTGAATAG
- a CDS encoding AMP-binding protein, with translation MKTLLHSKFRLNGQAFASSDVLLKYAKQLVETGKDNESAIGKFIVEWLDENNFITVKTSGSTGSPKEIKIQKKHVNNSAEATVNYFNLKESTKALLCLPAEYIAGKMMLVRAMIVGWDLHTAAPGKNPLEYQDSDFDFSAMVPYQVFHSLENLRKVKMLIVGGGAVSAELEQQLQNVNTSIFATYGMTETISHIAVRPINGKEKSAVFSALPKVGFLQTENGCLQIHAPEISEELVVTNDVVELISPTSFKFLGRIDNVINTGGVKVYPEMIEEKLSLYINKPFFIASEKDDALGERIILVVESERQLQFEDYSDAFGKLSTYEKPKKIYATPEFVYTETEKIKRTAVLDMLALKKRL, from the coding sequence GTGAAAACCTTGCTACATTCCAAGTTTAGATTAAATGGCCAAGCTTTTGCTTCTTCCGACGTTTTGTTGAAATATGCAAAACAATTAGTTGAAACGGGAAAGGACAACGAAAGTGCCATCGGTAAATTTATCGTGGAATGGCTTGATGAAAATAATTTTATAACGGTAAAAACTTCAGGTTCTACAGGGTCTCCAAAAGAAATTAAAATTCAGAAAAAGCACGTAAATAACAGTGCTGAAGCTACCGTAAATTATTTCAATTTAAAAGAAAGTACGAAAGCATTACTTTGTTTGCCGGCAGAATATATTGCTGGCAAAATGATGCTGGTACGTGCAATGATTGTGGGCTGGGATTTGCACACAGCTGCGCCCGGAAAGAACCCGTTGGAATATCAAGACAGTGATTTCGATTTTTCTGCCATGGTGCCCTATCAGGTTTTTCATTCGTTAGAAAACTTGCGCAAAGTAAAGATGCTTATTGTTGGTGGTGGAGCAGTTTCTGCGGAATTGGAACAACAATTACAAAATGTGAATACAAGTATATTCGCTACGTATGGAATGACCGAAACCATTAGTCATATTGCCGTCCGACCAATAAATGGAAAGGAGAAATCAGCTGTTTTTTCTGCGCTTCCGAAAGTGGGTTTTTTACAAACTGAAAATGGTTGTTTGCAGATTCACGCTCCTGAAATTTCTGAGGAATTGGTTGTTACAAATGATGTGGTGGAGTTAATTTCCCCAACTTCGTTTAAATTTTTGGGAAGAATTGATAACGTTATAAATACTGGTGGGGTAAAAGTTTATCCCGAAATGATTGAAGAAAAGCTTTCGCTATACATAAACAAACCGTTTTTTATCGCTTCGGAAAAGGATGATGCCTTGGGCGAACGTATTATTTTAGTAGTTGAAAGCGAAAGGCAGTTGCAATTTGAAGATTATTCAGATGCTTTCGGAAAACTCTCAACCTATGAAAAACCCAAAAAAATATACGCCACACCTGAATTTGTTTATACTGAAACAGAGAAAATAAAACGTACTGCGGTTTTAGATATGCTTGCCTTAAAAAAGCGGTTATAG
- a CDS encoding glycosyltransferase — protein MKVMFVIPCYNEENRLQTEVFSHFGNNNPHVHFLFVNDGSKDNTAKVIQKICDSTEHATSLNLQQNVGKAEAIRAGVLVTKNNLDDYAFIGYLDADLSVPLEEIPEFLNILHQNKNIKFLMGARLARLGANIKRKKRRHYLGRVFATFVSSLLNEPVYDTQCGIKLIDSSAVFKLFEAEFVSKWLFDVELLFRWKVYFPNNMNMIYEHPLSKWTDIPGSKLKLKNFLFAPFELFVIWNKYRKASNTIP, from the coding sequence ATGAAGGTTATGTTTGTTATACCGTGTTATAACGAAGAAAATAGGTTGCAAACCGAAGTTTTTTCGCACTTTGGAAATAATAATCCCCACGTACATTTCTTATTTGTAAACGACGGCAGTAAAGACAATACGGCAAAAGTAATTCAAAAAATATGCGATAGCACGGAGCACGCTACTTCACTAAATCTCCAGCAGAATGTAGGCAAGGCAGAAGCTATTAGAGCTGGTGTACTCGTCACTAAAAACAACTTAGACGATTATGCATTTATTGGTTATTTAGATGCAGATTTGTCTGTACCACTGGAAGAAATACCCGAATTTTTAAATATTCTTCATCAAAACAAAAACATTAAGTTTTTAATGGGAGCTAGACTGGCACGGTTGGGTGCCAATATAAAACGGAAAAAAAGGCGACATTATTTGGGAAGGGTTTTCGCAACTTTTGTAAGTTCATTGCTCAACGAGCCGGTTTACGACACCCAATGCGGGATTAAACTTATTGATAGTTCGGCGGTTTTTAAACTTTTTGAAGCTGAGTTTGTAAGCAAATGGTTATTTGACGTTGAATTGCTATTTAGGTGGAAAGTGTATTTCCCAAATAATATGAATATGATTTACGAACATCCATTGTCTAAATGGACCGATATTCCCGGTTCAAAATTAAAGCTGAAGAATTTTTTATTCGCCCCTTTTGAATTATTCGTTATTTGGAATAAATATCGCAAAGCCTCTAATACTATTCCGTAA